One Trichomycterus rosablanca isolate fTriRos1 chromosome 23, fTriRos1.hap1, whole genome shotgun sequence genomic window carries:
- the ino80c gene encoding INO80 complex subunit C, which translates to MATPVTPVTPVSSFTGELNIVKQLPLAQAKGKKRPASPAAQPATPTNSSNNKRKKIPPLSSTSQSQIIPVDLADGKLVTPVDVIAEPVAKPLFFKNPNFVHSGIGGAATGKKNRTWKNLKQILAAERALPWKISDPNYYNIDTHPSLIPPKKYSDISGLPANYTDPQTKLRFTSSEEFSYIRLLPTDVVSGYLILRKATCVVP; encoded by the exons ATGGCGACTCCGGTAACTCCGGTAACTCCGGTATCCTCGTTCACTGGAGAATTAAATATTGTTAAGCAGTTACCACTCGCTCAAGCTAAAGGAAAGAAACGACCCGCCAGCCCAGCAGCTCAACCAGCAACACcgaccaacagcagcaacaacaaGAGGAAGAAAATACCGCCGCTATCAAGTACCAGTCAGAGTCAG aTAATACCAGTTGATTTGGCAGATGGGAAGTTGGTTACTCCGGTGGATGTCATTGCAGAGCCCGTTGCAAAGCCTTTGTTCTTCAAGAACCCAAATTTTGTG CATTCTGGTATAGGTGGGGCAGCAACAGGGAAGAAGAACAGAACATGGAAGAATCTAAAGCAGATCCTAGCAGCAGAGAGAGCGCTGCCTTGGAAAATCAGTGATCCCAACT ATTATAACATAGATACACATCCTTCATTGATCCCTCCTAAAAAGTACTCAGATATTTCTGGATTACCG GCAAACTACACAGACCCTCAGACTAAACTGCGCTTCACATCATCAGAAGAGTTTTCATACATCCGCCTTCTACCAACAGATGTCGTGTCAGGGTATCTGATTCTACGAAAGGCGACCTGCGTTGTGCCCTGA
- the ccl34b.4 gene encoding chemokine (C-C motif) ligand 34b, duplicate 4 — translation MLDKQLTLVVLLMLFGCITAAHANYRRPTKVGVLCCEAVSKAMIPHDIKLTGYKHQNDLSPCVEAIVFYSKDERFCSDPSARWIKRKQKGLREIKD, via the exons ATGTTGGATAAACAGTTGACTTTGGTTGTACTTCTCATGCTGTTTGGATGCATCACTGCCGCACATGCTAACT ATCGCCGACCTACTAAAGTTGGTGTTTTGTGCTGTGAAGCAGTTTCCAAAGCCATGATACCACATGACATAAAGCTCACCGGCTACAAGCACCAGAATGATCTGTCACCTTGTGTGGAAGCGATTGT ATTTTACTCTAAGGATGAAAGATTCTGCTCAGACCCTTCTGCACGCTGGATCAAAAGGAAACAAAAAG GTCTGCGAGAGATCAAGGACTAA
- the LOC134301266 gene encoding C-C motif chemokine 19-like gives MQTNAVVRSLAVVAVIAFTIWTVTDAEKVNTCCTKVSRSMKNETITNYRFQKKDPPCVRAVIFYTERGQLCIDPSQPWVQKKIISFKNSQKNKTSSTSASPRVTASVSMNSTASS, from the exons ATGCAGACCAATGCAGTAGTGAGGAGCCTGGCTGTAGTAGCTGTTATTGCTTTTACAATCTGGACTGTAACAG ATGCTGAAAAGGTCAACACCTGCTGTACAAAAGTCTCTAGGTCCATGAAGAACGAGACCATCACTAATTACAGGTTTCAGAAGAAGGACCCTCCTTGTGTTAGAGCTGTCAT TTTTTACACAGAAAGAGGGCAACTCTGCATCGATCCAAGTCAACCCTGGGTCCAGAAGAAGATCATTTCATTTAA GAATTcacaaaagaacaaaacatCTTCAACTTCTGCCTCACCACGTGTGACTGCCTCAGTATCGATGAATTCAACTGCCAGCAGCTAG